The nucleotide sequence ACTTATCAAGCATATTGCAATAAGAAATACCCAAAGGTGTCTTATGAATTTTAATAAAGATGGCTTCAAAGTAGTTGATTGATTGATGACTACTATAAGACGGTAATAGTATTATTTTGTTACAACAGCAATGTCACTATTTTATTGCTAATTGTGTGTTGAGGAAAATTGTCTTTTAATTTAATTGATGCAAGTATAAATAAATGCAGGAGGAACGTTGAGTAAACAAAAATTAGTGTTGAATTTAGAAAAATTACCTTTTAAAAGATTCTTGTCATTTTTAGTGTATTGGTATTGAATAAACTGTCCTTCAGGCTTTAAAACAGTTTTTATATCTGCCATTAGCTGTTTCTTAAAAGCATGATCAATATTAGTAAGTGGTAAACTAGAAATTATAATATCAATATCTCCAATATTAAAATCGTTAGTAATAGTAGAGACACAGCGGTTTAAGATAATTAAACGATCATCATTAATAGCTTCTAATTTTGGTAAAAAAAGATTGTTGATTTCATAAGAGTATAATTTAGATTGCGAATTGATCTTTGATAAGATTTGTTTCGTAATTACACCATCTCCGGCTCCAAGTTCTAAAATTATTAATGGCTTTTCAGGTAATAAAGATGTCGTTAGTTTTTTAGCTAAAAATTTAGAGCTTCTAAATAAGCTACCAGTTTGTTTTATATTTTTAAAAGCACTAACTGTAAATAGTTTCGACATAAATATGGATTGGTAAAATGATTATGATTGATTGATGTTTATTTTATTTTTTTTTTAAAGATATTAATATTTATTCATTAAAGTAGAATAATATTGTAATAGACGACTTAGTTGAATGTTTTGTTACAAATATGTTTAAAATAATTAACTTAGTTTTTGATTTTTAATATTTCAAGATATGATGAAAGTTAATAGCTTATTGGTTCTCGTATTTTTTATTAATGGATTATTTTTTTTAGAAGCTCAGAATTTCCCTAAAATGATTAAAGTTGAAGGAGGAACATTTACTATGGGAGATAACCTTGGGCTAGGTGAGGCGAATGAAAGGCCTACACATAATGTTAAAATTAATACGTTTTATATAAGTGAAACAGAAATTACAGTAGCACAATATCGCACTTATTGTAAAGCTGAAAATATTCTCATGCCTGATGAACCTTATTGGGAGTTAGAAGATGATCAGCCAATAGTAAATGTAACTTGGAATGATGCTATTGGTTATACTAAATGGCTTTCAAATAAACTTGGAAGACCTTTTAGGTTGCCTTATGAAGCAGAATGGGAATATGCAGCAAGAGGAGGCAATAAAAGCAAAGGGTATAAATATAGTGGTACAAATAACATAAATGATGTTTGGTTTGAAGACAATTCAGGAGAAAGAGCGCAATCTGTAGCCTCTAAAATTGCAAATGAATTAGGAATTTACGATATGAGTGGTAATGCATTAGAGTGGTGTATGGATAGATATGACAAAGATTACTATAATAAAAGTTCCGTAAGTAACCCTAAAGGTGCAATAAAAGGAGATCGTCGAGTATTACGAGGTGGAGGTTGGTATTATAGACCAATATATTGTCGTATTACACAACGTACAAATTCAACTCCAGATTATCAAAGTTATGTTTTTGGGTTTAGAATTGCTACTTCTCAATAAAAAGAACTTTAATCTACAATTTTACCATCTATCATAGTTAATTTACGATCCGCCATATTCGCTAATTCTTCATTATGAGTTACAATAACAAAAGTTTGCCCAAACTCATTTCTAAGTTTAAAAAAGAGATTGTGAAGGTTATCTGCAGATTCACTATCTAAGTTCCCAGAAGGTTCATCTGCAAAAATTAGCTTTGGATTATTTATTAGTGCTCTTGCAACCGCAACACGCTGTTGTTCACCTCCAGAAAGTTCATTTGGCTTATGATTAATACGTTCAGAGAGCCCTAAAAATTCTAATAACTCTTTTGCTTTAGATTCTGCATTTGTTTTAGAGGTCCCTTTTATAAAAGCTGGTAAACAAACATTTTCTATAGCTGTAAACTCAGGTAATAATTGATGAAATTGAAAAATAAAACCGATATTTTCGTTTCTAAACTTGGCAAGTTCTTTTTCAGATAAATCGGTAATTTTAGTAGTGTTTATAATTAATTCTGAACTTTCTTTCTTAGAAGCTTTATCTAAAGTCCCTAAAATTTGAAGTAATGTTGTTTTTCCAGCTCCAGAAGCACCAACTATAGAAACAATCTCTCCATTTTTAATATGTAAATCTACGCCTTTTAGAACTTGAAGATTTTCATAATATTTGTGAATATTTTTAGCTTGGATCATTTTCTAAAAAATTTAGAAGTGAAAAATAGGGTTTTATCAGATGATGACCAATACTTATGTGTTTTTCTTCTTAAATAAACTTCCAACATTATTATAATCCAAAAAGTATACAATGCGGAGTGATAATGTATGACGTATTGGTTGATCAAAAAGATTGTTTACACTATCTAAATAATTAATTTGAGATTGTTGATCTCTATTAAATATTTCGTTTCTATATAGAAGTACTGCTTCACTACCAGGAGCAAACCTCCAATTAAAGCTTAAATCAATATTCCAGATATTAAAATTTGTATTCGGATTATTTTGCTCTACATCAAAATTAGTAATTGATCTACTTCCATCATCATTTAAAATAAAAAAAGTATTATCACTATAATCTGCAGTACTCCAAAAATTTCGAAACCTAAGATTCAATGCTTTATACGAATCAAAATTATAACTCGCTTGCAATGTGTTTTCAACACTTGTAATATCACGTTGACCTAAAAATACATCTGTATCATCATTAGTT is from Flavobacteriaceae bacterium and encodes:
- a CDS encoding methyltransferase domain-containing protein, which translates into the protein MSKLFTVSAFKNIKQTGSLFRSSKFLAKKLTTSLLPEKPLIILELGAGDGVITKQILSKINSQSKLYSYEINNLFLPKLEAINDDRLIILNRCVSTITNDFNIGDIDIIISSLPLTNIDHAFKKQLMADIKTVLKPEGQFIQYQYTKNDKNLLKGNFSKFNTNFCLLNVPPAFIYTCIN
- a CDS encoding ABC transporter ATP-binding protein, with the protein product MIQAKNIHKYYENLQVLKGVDLHIKNGEIVSIVGASGAGKTTLLQILGTLDKASKKESSELIINTTKITDLSEKELAKFRNENIGFIFQFHQLLPEFTAIENVCLPAFIKGTSKTNAESKAKELLEFLGLSERINHKPNELSGGEQQRVAVARALINNPKLIFADEPSGNLDSESADNLHNLFFKLRNEFGQTFVIVTHNEELANMADRKLTMIDGKIVD